GTGCACGGTCCACCACAATGTTGAGTCGCTATGGAGAGATTCGCTGCCATCTTCTACGCAGTGGAGGCAGAGTATTTGGCTGTGTTACTGGGGGAGCGGCCGGAGGCGACTCGGGCAAACGCAATCTGCATGCGTGTATTGCTGGAGCCGCAACCTTGGTAGCGAGTGCAGCTGTTATAAAAGTATGGAGCCCTGCAATTTCGCAATGTGATCAGGGAAACGGAGATCTTCCCGTCTTCGGTAGCTCGAGCGATCCCATCATGCTATCAACGGACAAAGAAGACGGTATTCTACTGAAGAATATTGCCATTCGCCCTATACCGTCCCTGAGCAAGCACTCCAGGAACGAAGACGCAAGCTCCGATTACCGAAAATCTGTAAGGGCGTTTGACGAATCAATGAAACAGTTCTGTAGAGACACAAGCGATGTGGATTTACCGCTACCGGAGTTGGATGGTTGTCAGAAGCCTCTTGCCACAAGTCGAGGGAGCCCTCAAACGCAGCCCACTCATCGTGTCCAGACTTTGGAGCCTCATTCCAATGAATTAGTTACAACTCGTAAAATGTATTTCTACCGAACGCCGACGATACATTCGCGAATCGCCGAAAAGTTCATTCTGCTGGCGGGTCCTTCTTCCGAAGACCTCGGTTGCGACATCGCGCACTTACTGGGCGTACCAGCGAATCGCATGGATGTTGGCCAGTTTGCCGACGGCGAAACTCGAGTCCAAGTTCAAGACTCAGTCCGCGGCAAGAACGTTTATATCGTAAACTCTACTACATCGTCGGATTCTATAATGGAGTTATTGCTGCTGATTTCTACGTTAAGAAGGGCGAGTGCCAAACGGATAATAGCAGTGGTCCCGTACTATGGATATTGTCGACAA
The sequence above is a segment of the Phaeodactylum tricornutum CCAP 1055/1 chromosome 10, whole genome shotgun sequence genome. Coding sequences within it:
- a CDS encoding predicted protein; protein product: MLSRYGEIRCHLLRSGGRVFGCVTGGAAGGDSGKRNLHACIAGAATLVASAAVIKVWSPAISQCDQGNGDLPVFGSSSDPIMLSTDKEDGILLKNIAIRPIPSLSKHSRNEDASSDYRKSVRAFDESMKQFCRDTSDVDLPLPELDG